In Curtobacterium sp. TC1, the following proteins share a genomic window:
- the uxaC gene encoding glucuronate isomerase: protein MTQTSTATRLAPHPDRLLPADPGARRVARTVYDTVKDAPIISPHGHVDAALIAADQPFSDPASLLITPDHYVLRLLHANGVDLAALGRADLSGTSPVPPGRAIWRNLADHWDDSLGTPVRYWFETELHDVFGLTEQPSAANADAQYDHIAGLLASPAFRPRALFDTFGIEVLATTDGPADDLAAHAQLAADPAFTGRVVPTFRADAVFDPTRPDWRPVVDAVGQAAGIDTGTHAGLLAALRARRQYFIEHGATATDTGVLDAGSTPLSVADRERIHAAALRGDVSTEDATAYRHDMLYRWAEMSVEDGLVMQLHPGVIRNHHTPTLERFGPDTGHDLPAVGSFTTPLRPLLEAFGTAPGFHLVLFTVDETVFSREIGPLAGFYPAVYAGAPWWFIDTPAAIGRYRSAITDSASFTKTSGFIDDTRAYCSIPARHDMARRADAAYLASLVVTHEISEEDAVRTAGRIVSDIPRATFKL, encoded by the coding sequence ATGACCCAGACCAGCACCGCCACCCGTCTCGCCCCGCACCCCGACCGGCTGCTCCCCGCCGACCCCGGAGCACGCCGGGTGGCACGGACCGTCTACGACACGGTCAAGGACGCACCGATCATCTCTCCCCACGGCCACGTCGACGCGGCGCTCATCGCCGCGGACCAGCCGTTCAGCGACCCGGCGTCGCTGCTCATCACGCCCGACCACTACGTGCTCCGCTTGCTGCACGCGAACGGGGTGGACCTGGCCGCGCTGGGACGCGCCGACCTGTCGGGGACCAGCCCCGTGCCTCCCGGTCGCGCCATCTGGCGGAACCTGGCGGACCACTGGGACGACTCCCTCGGCACCCCCGTCCGCTACTGGTTCGAGACCGAGCTGCACGACGTCTTCGGACTGACGGAGCAGCCGTCGGCGGCGAACGCCGACGCCCAGTACGACCACATCGCCGGTCTGCTGGCTTCGCCCGCCTTCCGCCCGCGCGCGCTGTTCGACACCTTCGGCATCGAGGTCCTCGCCACCACCGACGGCCCCGCCGACGACCTCGCCGCGCACGCGCAGCTCGCCGCTGACCCCGCGTTCACCGGCCGGGTGGTCCCCACGTTCCGCGCAGACGCCGTGTTCGACCCCACCCGGCCGGACTGGAGGCCCGTGGTCGATGCCGTCGGACAGGCCGCCGGCATCGACACGGGCACCCACGCAGGACTGTTGGCAGCACTGCGCGCACGTCGCCAGTACTTCATCGAGCACGGCGCGACCGCCACGGACACCGGGGTGCTCGACGCCGGGTCCACGCCCCTGTCCGTCGCCGACCGTGAGCGCATCCACGCAGCGGCGCTCCGCGGCGACGTATCGACAGAGGACGCCACCGCGTACCGGCACGACATGCTCTACCGCTGGGCCGAGATGAGCGTCGAGGACGGCCTCGTCATGCAGCTGCACCCCGGCGTGATCCGGAACCACCACACGCCGACGCTCGAGCGGTTCGGACCGGACACCGGCCACGACCTGCCCGCCGTCGGCTCGTTCACCACGCCCCTGCGGCCGTTGCTCGAGGCCTTCGGGACCGCCCCGGGCTTCCACCTCGTGCTCTTCACCGTCGACGAGACCGTGTTCTCGCGCGAGATCGGTCCGCTCGCCGGCTTCTACCCCGCCGTGTACGCCGGTGCGCCGTGGTGGTTCATCGACACCCCGGCGGCGATCGGGCGGTACCGTTCCGCGATCACCGACTCGGCGTCGTTCACGAAGACCTCGGGCTTCATCGACGACACCCGTGCGTACTGCTCCATCCCCGCGCGGCACGACATGGCGCGGCGAGCGGATGCGGCGTACCTGGCGTCGCTCGTCGTGACGCACGAGATCTCCGAGGAGGACGCCGTCCGCACGGCGGGGCGCATCGTGTCCGACATCCCGCGGGCGACGTTCAAGCTGTAG
- a CDS encoding type II toxin-antitoxin system death-on-curing family toxin: MIYLTIDEALHIARRTLGADFVIRDAGLLEAAVARPATSVGGRDAYPSLLEKAAALVHSAVRNHALVDGNKRSGLMLLVVFLGVNGRRLQATNDEAYDLIIAIAEGELDAVADISAVLHSLDAEA; encoded by the coding sequence ATGATCTACCTGACGATCGACGAAGCGCTGCACATCGCTCGGCGGACGTTGGGGGCTGACTTCGTCATCCGAGATGCCGGACTCCTCGAGGCCGCGGTGGCGCGACCGGCGACCTCGGTCGGTGGACGCGATGCCTATCCGTCCCTGCTCGAGAAGGCCGCAGCGCTCGTGCACTCCGCGGTTCGGAACCACGCACTCGTCGACGGCAACAAACGATCGGGGCTCATGCTGCTGGTGGTGTTCCTCGGAGTGAACGGCCGTCGGTTGCAGGCGACGAACGACGAGGCGTACGACCTGATCATCGCGATCGCAGAGGGGGAGTTGGACGCGGTCGCGGACATCTCCGCAGTCCTGCACTCGCTGGATGCTGAAGCCTGA
- the gndA gene encoding NADP-dependent phosphogluconate dehydrogenase produces MADSTGQANIGVIGLAVMGSNLARNLASREGNTVAVYNRTYARTEELIKEHGDAGFIASEDLDGFVASLSKPRTAIIMVQAGKGTDAVISQLAEKFEEGDIIVDGGNANFHDTIRREHDLREKGLNFVGTGISGGEEGALKGPSIMPGGSKEAWETLGPILKSIAAVAEGEPCVTHIGTDGAGHFVKMVHNGIEYADMQLIAESYDLLRRVGGLSVEDLVKVFQEWNGGDLESYLIEITVEVLKQRDADSGKPLVDVIRDEAGSKGTGVWTVQNAVGLGIPVSGIGEAVFARAVSSKPSQRAAVQQAFPDRPDIAEVPDGFEDDVRAALYASKVVAYAQGFDLIIAGAKEYGWDINLGNVAKIWRGGCIIRAQFLNRIVEAYDENPSLESLLVDPYFANAVQEGEAAWRRIVGIAAASGIPAPGFSSALSYFDSLASERLPASLIQGQRDFFGAHTYQRIDKDGTFHTLWSDDDRREVDQEPSTH; encoded by the coding sequence GTGGCAGACAGCACTGGTCAGGCGAACATCGGGGTCATCGGCCTCGCCGTCATGGGGTCGAACCTCGCACGCAACCTCGCGTCGCGTGAGGGCAACACGGTCGCGGTGTACAACCGCACCTACGCCCGCACCGAAGAACTCATCAAGGAGCACGGCGACGCCGGCTTCATCGCGTCCGAGGACCTCGACGGCTTCGTCGCCTCGCTCTCGAAGCCGCGCACGGCGATCATCATGGTGCAGGCCGGCAAGGGCACCGACGCGGTGATCTCGCAGCTCGCCGAGAAGTTCGAGGAAGGCGACATCATCGTCGACGGCGGCAACGCCAACTTCCACGACACGATCCGGCGTGAGCACGACCTGCGCGAGAAGGGTCTCAACTTCGTCGGCACGGGCATCTCCGGTGGTGAAGAGGGCGCGCTCAAGGGTCCGTCGATCATGCCCGGCGGCTCGAAGGAAGCCTGGGAGACCCTCGGGCCGATCCTGAAGTCGATCGCGGCGGTCGCCGAGGGCGAGCCCTGCGTGACCCACATCGGCACCGACGGCGCCGGGCACTTCGTGAAGATGGTGCACAACGGCATCGAGTACGCCGACATGCAGCTCATCGCCGAGTCCTACGACCTGCTCCGCCGCGTCGGGGGGCTCTCCGTCGAGGACCTGGTCAAGGTGTTCCAGGAGTGGAACGGCGGCGACCTCGAGTCCTACCTCATCGAGATCACGGTCGAGGTCCTGAAGCAGCGCGACGCCGACTCGGGCAAGCCGCTCGTCGACGTCATCCGCGACGAAGCGGGCTCCAAGGGCACCGGCGTGTGGACCGTGCAGAACGCGGTCGGTCTCGGCATCCCGGTCTCCGGCATCGGCGAAGCGGTGTTCGCCCGCGCGGTGTCGTCGAAGCCGTCGCAGCGTGCCGCCGTGCAGCAGGCGTTCCCGGACCGACCCGACATCGCCGAGGTCCCCGACGGCTTCGAGGACGACGTCCGTGCGGCGCTCTACGCCTCCAAGGTCGTCGCCTACGCGCAGGGCTTCGACCTGATCATCGCCGGGGCCAAGGAGTACGGCTGGGACATCAACCTCGGCAACGTGGCGAAGATCTGGCGGGGCGGCTGCATCATCCGCGCACAGTTCCTCAACCGCATCGTCGAGGCGTACGACGAGAACCCCTCGCTCGAGTCGCTGCTGGTGGACCCGTACTTCGCGAACGCCGTGCAGGAGGGCGAAGCCGCCTGGCGTCGCATCGTCGGGATCGCCGCCGCGTCGGGGATCCCCGCTCCGGGCTTCTCGTCGGCGCTGTCGTACTTCGACTCGCTCGCGTCCGAGCGGCTGCCCGCCTCGCTCATCCAGGGGCAGCGCGACTTCTTCGGGGCGCACACGTACCAGCGCATCGACAAGGACGGCACCTTCCACACGCTGTGGTCCGACGACGACCGCCGCGAGGTCGACCAGGAACCGTCCACCCACTAG
- a CDS encoding LacI family DNA-binding transcriptional regulator — MSSTDTDVGDASGAGFSAARRVTIRDIADATGVAPSTVSRALSLPDRVNHSTQERIQRAARELGYVANSQARALTSGRTRAVAVLVSDITNPFYFDVIRGTQHQLAGAGWTQLLVDTEESADAELATLSAIGAKADGVVLTASRLSDAQIARFAERIPLVVVNRRPAGVPSVLIDTPGGVEQAVQHLVSLGHRDVLYVAGPDSSWSNERRWKALVRVAKRLGVRVARIGPHAPFVDSGAAAADAAVHAGATACIAFNDLIAIGMLARLRERGVRVPEDMSIVGCDDIFGADFCNPPLTTMTSPIERAGRVAIRMLLGRLGAIPADELPGEHMTGAVALPTHLTVRESTGPAPA; from the coding sequence GTGAGCAGCACAGATACGGACGTCGGCGACGCCTCCGGCGCGGGTTTCAGCGCAGCCCGGCGCGTGACCATCCGGGACATCGCCGACGCGACCGGCGTGGCACCGTCGACCGTGTCCCGTGCACTCTCGCTCCCCGACCGCGTGAACCACAGCACGCAGGAACGCATCCAGCGGGCGGCCCGCGAACTCGGCTACGTCGCCAACTCGCAGGCACGCGCCCTGACCTCCGGTCGCACCCGCGCCGTGGCCGTGCTCGTCTCCGACATCACGAACCCGTTCTACTTCGACGTCATCCGCGGCACGCAGCACCAGCTCGCCGGGGCCGGCTGGACGCAGTTGCTCGTCGACACCGAGGAGTCCGCCGACGCCGAACTCGCCACCCTGAGCGCGATCGGCGCGAAGGCCGACGGCGTCGTCCTCACCGCGTCCCGCCTGTCCGACGCGCAGATCGCCCGGTTCGCCGAGCGCATCCCGCTCGTCGTCGTGAACCGTCGCCCCGCGGGGGTGCCCTCGGTGCTCATCGACACCCCCGGCGGCGTCGAGCAGGCGGTGCAGCACCTCGTCTCCCTCGGCCACCGCGACGTCCTCTACGTCGCCGGTCCGGACAGCTCGTGGTCGAACGAACGCCGGTGGAAGGCGCTCGTCCGCGTCGCGAAGCGCCTCGGCGTCCGCGTCGCACGCATCGGGCCGCACGCGCCCTTCGTCGACTCCGGAGCCGCTGCCGCCGACGCCGCCGTGCACGCCGGGGCCACCGCCTGCATCGCCTTCAACGACCTGATCGCCATCGGGATGCTCGCGCGGCTGCGGGAACGGGGCGTCCGCGTCCCCGAGGACATGAGCATCGTCGGCTGCGACGACATCTTCGGCGCCGACTTCTGCAACCCGCCGCTCACCACGATGACCTCGCCGATCGAACGCGCCGGCCGGGTCGCGATCCGGATGCTGCTCGGCCGCCTCGGCGCGATCCCCGCCGACGAGCTGCCCGGTGAGCACATGACCGGCGCCGTCGCACTGCCCACGCACCTGACCGTGCGGGAGTCGACGGGTCCCGCGCCCGCCTGA
- a CDS encoding putative protein N(5)-glutamine methyltransferase, producing MTHPARDALAARLRAAGSVFAEDEADLLLEAGAGEPVRLRSLVQRRLAGEPLEYVLGWAAFDGHRIRVTPGVFVPRARTAVVVEQAARRLQRYDRVVDLCCGAGAISVALFGRVGALDLVATDIDPDAVDVAAENIGDRGIVVVGDLFAPLPDRFRGTVDVVAVNAPYVPTASIAMMPVEAREHEHRVALDGGADGLDLHRRIAAGAGEWLRPGGSVVIEVSVTQADASVAAFVAAGFSAVVEQDDEVDGTCVVATLPA from the coding sequence TTGACCCATCCCGCGCGTGACGCCCTCGCGGCCCGACTCCGGGCCGCGGGGAGCGTCTTCGCCGAGGACGAAGCCGACCTGCTCCTCGAAGCAGGAGCCGGTGAGCCCGTCCGGCTGCGCTCGCTCGTCCAGCGTCGCCTGGCCGGTGAGCCGCTCGAGTACGTGCTCGGGTGGGCCGCATTCGACGGACACCGCATCCGGGTGACCCCCGGGGTCTTCGTGCCGCGTGCCCGCACGGCCGTCGTCGTCGAGCAGGCTGCGCGTCGGCTGCAGCGCTACGACCGCGTGGTCGATCTGTGCTGCGGCGCCGGCGCGATCTCGGTGGCGTTGTTCGGCCGGGTCGGCGCACTCGACCTCGTGGCCACGGACATCGACCCGGACGCCGTCGACGTCGCGGCCGAGAACATCGGCGACCGTGGGATCGTCGTCGTCGGTGACCTGTTCGCGCCGCTGCCGGATCGGTTCCGTGGCACGGTCGACGTCGTCGCGGTGAACGCCCCCTACGTCCCGACGGCATCGATCGCGATGATGCCGGTCGAAGCACGGGAGCACGAGCACCGCGTCGCGCTCGACGGTGGGGCAGACGGCCTCGACCTGCACCGGCGGATCGCCGCGGGAGCGGGGGAGTGGTTGCGCCCCGGTGGTTCGGTCGTGATCGAGGTGTCCGTGACGCAGGCAGATGCATCGGTCGCGGCGTTCGTGGCCGCCGGGTTCTCGGCGGTGGTCGAGCAGGACGACGAGGTCGACGGCACCTGCGTCGTCGCGACGCTCCCCGCCTGA
- a CDS encoding class I SAM-dependent methyltransferase, whose amino-acid sequence MDLDVTAAYGDRAGEYAELLGSMSAVHDEDRTQVEAWASGSGTRILDAGCGPGHWAAHLADRGHAVIGIDAVAPFVEQARRAHDGVDFRLGAIESTGLDDGSVDGVLAWYSVIHHDPSCVGEVFAEFRRVLRPGGGLLVGFFEGPSIESFDHAVVTAYRWPTSALAAVLDDHGFDVVDVRVRVDPGQRPHAAIRATRR is encoded by the coding sequence ATGGACCTCGACGTCACCGCTGCGTACGGCGACCGTGCCGGCGAGTACGCCGAGCTCCTCGGATCGATGTCGGCCGTCCACGACGAGGACCGGACACAGGTCGAGGCCTGGGCGTCCGGATCCGGCACTCGCATCCTCGACGCAGGGTGCGGGCCGGGGCACTGGGCCGCACACCTGGCGGATCGTGGACATGCGGTGATCGGCATCGACGCGGTCGCACCCTTCGTCGAGCAGGCACGACGCGCGCACGACGGCGTCGACTTCCGCCTGGGCGCGATCGAGTCCACCGGTCTCGACGACGGCAGCGTCGACGGGGTGCTCGCCTGGTACTCCGTGATCCACCACGATCCGTCCTGCGTCGGCGAGGTCTTCGCCGAGTTCCGCAGGGTGCTCCGGCCGGGCGGCGGCCTGCTGGTCGGGTTCTTCGAGGGGCCCTCGATCGAGTCCTTCGACCACGCGGTCGTCACGGCGTACCGGTGGCCGACGAGCGCACTGGCAGCGGTCCTCGACGACCACGGGTTCGACGTGGTGGACGTCCGGGTCCGGGTCGATCCGGGACAGCGGCCGCACGCTGCCATCCGCGCGACACGGCGGTGA
- a CDS encoding gluconokinase → MTDTAVLPPVLVMGVSGSGKSTIGQALADALAEQGQPTVFVDADDLHPAANKEKMRQGIPLTDDDRWPWLDACAARIAAVEASGSRCVMANSALKRVYRDRLRQSAPSLVIAFLDGSHDLIAERQAHRQHEYMPSSLLDSQFATLERPQSDEAAVDVSIDGPVDDTVTTILAALSVTSG, encoded by the coding sequence ATGACCGACACCGCTGTCCTCCCACCCGTCCTCGTCATGGGCGTCTCCGGTTCCGGCAAGTCCACGATCGGGCAGGCGCTCGCCGACGCGCTCGCCGAGCAGGGCCAGCCGACCGTCTTCGTCGACGCCGACGACCTGCACCCGGCCGCGAACAAGGAGAAGATGCGGCAGGGCATCCCGCTCACCGACGACGACCGCTGGCCGTGGCTCGACGCCTGCGCCGCGCGCATCGCCGCCGTCGAGGCGTCCGGGAGCCGCTGCGTGATGGCCAACTCGGCCCTCAAGCGCGTCTACCGCGATCGGCTCCGGCAGTCGGCACCGAGCCTCGTCATCGCGTTCCTGGACGGCTCGCACGACCTCATCGCCGAGCGGCAGGCGCACCGGCAGCACGAGTACATGCCGTCGTCGCTGCTCGACTCCCAGTTCGCGACGCTCGAACGGCCGCAGTCCGACGAGGCCGCCGTCGACGTCTCCATCGACGGGCCGGTCGACGACACGGTGACGACGATCCTCGCGGCGCTGTCGGTCACTTCCGGCTGA
- a CDS encoding carbohydrate ABC transporter permease, with protein MTSTQTRPRTDAAPPRPVRPAGKTPLYKKERPLWMLIPGGVLMLAVIVVPLLVGFFIAMLDLDQYTLRQWFSAPFVGFANFTEAFTNSPLLHSIWISVSLSVLVTAVTVPIGVAAAISTQNRFPGRGLVRSIYLIPYVLPAFVVGTFFRTMLQPQGVVNSILHTDVLWLNGSASYWALAGVMIWTSWPFVYLLSLAGLQAVDNEVHEAAALDGVTWWAKLRYIIFPYLRGPLSLAVIIAILHNINNFTLPFVLFGIPLPSSVEVMPVLTYIASFQSFRFGLSAAMAICSLVIVAIPLFVYLRAVKLDTGDDAGPNRKQRRADRATLAAAPTAADIDGARA; from the coding sequence ATGACCAGCACGCAGACCCGGCCCCGCACCGACGCGGCGCCGCCGCGGCCCGTGCGCCCGGCCGGCAAGACGCCCCTGTACAAGAAGGAGCGTCCACTCTGGATGCTCATCCCCGGCGGCGTCCTCATGCTCGCCGTCATCGTGGTGCCGCTCCTGGTGGGCTTCTTCATCGCGATGCTCGACCTGGACCAGTACACACTGCGGCAGTGGTTCAGCGCCCCCTTCGTCGGCTTCGCGAACTTCACCGAGGCCTTCACGAACTCACCCCTGCTCCACTCGATCTGGATCTCGGTGTCGCTGTCCGTGCTCGTCACGGCGGTCACCGTCCCGATCGGCGTCGCGGCCGCGATCTCCACGCAGAACCGGTTCCCGGGGCGCGGCCTCGTCCGGTCGATCTACCTGATCCCCTACGTGCTGCCCGCGTTCGTCGTCGGCACCTTCTTCCGCACGATGCTGCAGCCGCAGGGCGTGGTGAACTCGATCCTGCACACCGACGTGCTGTGGCTGAACGGCTCCGCGTCCTACTGGGCGCTCGCCGGCGTGATGATCTGGACGAGCTGGCCGTTCGTCTACCTGCTGTCGCTGGCCGGGCTGCAGGCCGTGGACAACGAGGTGCACGAGGCCGCCGCGCTCGACGGGGTGACCTGGTGGGCGAAGCTGCGGTACATCATCTTCCCGTACCTGCGCGGACCGCTCAGCCTCGCGGTGATCATCGCGATCCTGCACAACATCAACAACTTCACGCTGCCGTTCGTGTTGTTCGGCATCCCGCTGCCGTCGAGCGTCGAGGTGATGCCCGTCCTGACGTACATCGCGAGCTTCCAGTCGTTCCGCTTCGGCCTGTCCGCGGCGATGGCGATCTGCTCGCTCGTCATCGTCGCCATCCCGCTGTTCGTCTACCTGCGAGCCGTCAAGCTCGACACCGGTGACGACGCCGGCCCCAACCGGAAGCAGCGCCGCGCCGACCGCGCCACGCTCGCCGCCGCCCCGACCGCCGCCGACATCGACGGAGCACGCGCATGA
- a CDS encoding molybdopterin-dependent oxidoreductase produces the protein MTTERTTDVPAPGDPSTDQRTAGVPLRRPAVLAAAVGLVAAAAFLGIAEFGALLLGGAGSPLVAVGSAVIDLAPAGAKNLMVALFGTGDKVALFVLMTVLVAAISAGAGVLERARPPVGALVFAVGGVLALIAVSTRSGSGTFDGAPTVFGVAAAVITLRLLLRRLRRWEAAAAVPSASPRPASAERRAFLVWGVATAAVAVVVGTASRVGSSAMQAVAAARRAVRLPAAATPAPAVPGGASLDVDGITPYVTPNADFYRIDTALRVPSIDPADWSLRIHGAVEHEVTLTWDELLALPLEEHMATLSCVSNEVGGDLIGNALWLGYPIRELLARAKPTGDADMVLSRSIDGFTAGTPLDVLQDEGTDALLAIGMNGEPLPTEHGFPARMVVPGLFGYVSATKWVTEMEVTRFADAQGYWTPRGWSERGPVKLESRIDTPRNGTTVTVREQVAIAGVAWQPHTGVKAVQVRVGSGAWQQAELAESVSADTWRQWVLRWTPTAGSHRIEVRAVSADGEVQTSVERPPAPNGATGWATVTVDAK, from the coding sequence GTGACCACCGAACGCACCACGGACGTCCCGGCGCCGGGCGACCCATCGACGGACCAGCGCACGGCCGGCGTCCCGCTGCGCCGGCCCGCGGTCCTGGCAGCGGCCGTCGGGCTCGTGGCTGCCGCGGCCTTCCTCGGGATCGCCGAGTTCGGCGCGCTGCTCCTCGGTGGTGCCGGCAGCCCGCTGGTGGCCGTGGGGTCGGCCGTGATCGACCTCGCACCCGCGGGCGCCAAGAACCTGATGGTCGCCCTGTTCGGCACCGGCGACAAGGTCGCGCTCTTCGTGCTCATGACCGTCCTGGTCGCCGCGATCAGCGCCGGTGCCGGGGTCCTCGAACGCGCTCGTCCGCCCGTCGGAGCACTCGTCTTCGCCGTCGGCGGGGTGCTCGCACTCATCGCGGTCAGCACCCGGTCCGGCAGCGGCACGTTCGACGGCGCCCCGACCGTCTTCGGCGTCGCCGCCGCCGTGATCACCCTGCGGCTGCTGCTCCGTCGGCTCCGGCGCTGGGAGGCCGCCGCGGCCGTCCCGTCGGCGTCACCGCGACCTGCCTCGGCCGAGCGCCGCGCGTTCCTGGTCTGGGGCGTCGCGACCGCAGCGGTGGCGGTCGTGGTGGGCACTGCCTCCAGGGTGGGGTCGTCCGCGATGCAGGCGGTCGCCGCTGCTCGACGAGCCGTCCGGCTACCCGCGGCGGCGACGCCCGCACCGGCGGTGCCGGGCGGTGCCTCGCTCGACGTCGACGGGATCACGCCGTACGTCACGCCGAACGCCGACTTCTACCGGATCGACACCGCGCTGCGCGTCCCGTCGATCGACCCGGCCGACTGGAGCCTGCGCATCCACGGCGCCGTCGAGCACGAGGTGACGCTGACGTGGGACGAACTGCTGGCACTGCCGCTCGAAGAGCACATGGCCACGCTGAGCTGCGTGTCGAACGAGGTCGGTGGTGACCTGATCGGCAACGCGCTCTGGCTCGGGTACCCGATCCGGGAGCTCCTGGCGCGCGCGAAGCCGACCGGGGACGCCGACATGGTGCTGTCCCGCAGCATCGACGGGTTCACCGCCGGGACGCCGCTCGACGTGCTGCAGGACGAGGGCACGGATGCTCTGCTCGCCATCGGGATGAACGGGGAACCACTGCCGACCGAGCACGGGTTCCCCGCGCGGATGGTCGTGCCCGGGCTGTTCGGCTACGTGTCGGCGACGAAGTGGGTGACCGAGATGGAGGTCACGCGCTTCGCCGACGCGCAGGGCTACTGGACGCCGCGCGGCTGGTCGGAACGCGGGCCCGTGAAGCTCGAGTCCCGCATCGACACCCCGCGGAACGGGACGACCGTCACGGTCCGCGAGCAGGTCGCCATCGCCGGGGTCGCCTGGCAGCCGCACACCGGGGTGAAGGCCGTACAGGTCCGCGTCGGCTCAGGCGCGTGGCAGCAGGCGGAGCTCGCCGAGTCGGTGTCGGCGGACACCTGGCGCCAGTGGGTGCTGCGGTGGACGCCGACCGCCGGGTCGCACCGGATCGAGGTCCGCGCGGTGAGCGCCGACGGCGAAGTGCAGACGAGCGTCGAACGGCCACCAGCGCCGAACGGTGCGACGGGGTGGGCCACGGTGACGGTGGACGCGAAGTAG
- a CDS encoding ABC transporter substrate-binding protein gives MNRTRLKPRTLVGAVAVIALTALSLQGCAVVNGSGDDPNTLRVMMGADITYPEERKQWQQDTAAEFKRTTGADIQWETYSSAQEELTAIQTSVISGQGPDVYAIGTTFTPTAYATGAFVEMGAKEWKAIGGKDQFDPASFGISGPSDSQQIGIPFASRPFVMAVNKDLLAKAGITDMPTTWDELTEDAKATTGDGRHGMAIAYADGFDPWKFVWGMAQNAGNTIVSTDGKAEIDSDAVANAYRTYFDWVTKDGVVDKAAIGWNNAQALAQFTEGKAAFFPMTTTTAINSFTDTKVDGKYEFALLPTVPPGASERPADGIEAASILSGDNWVVADYGTKQDLSFDFVKQLSAPKAQLEYYDLFGNLPTNADAAAQLAADNPQLGPIIDAGRLSKPTAFTGAWSDIQLALVDVVVQSIPSLKGGEVTDDQLRARLEAAQRDAQSTLDRQKNGGL, from the coding sequence ATGAACAGGACACGGCTCAAGCCCCGCACTCTCGTCGGTGCCGTCGCGGTGATCGCCCTCACCGCTCTCTCCCTGCAGGGCTGCGCCGTCGTGAACGGCAGCGGCGACGACCCGAACACCCTCCGCGTGATGATGGGCGCGGACATCACGTACCCCGAGGAGCGCAAGCAGTGGCAGCAGGACACCGCCGCCGAGTTCAAGCGCACCACCGGCGCGGACATCCAGTGGGAGACCTACTCGTCCGCGCAGGAGGAACTGACCGCGATCCAGACCAGCGTCATCTCCGGTCAGGGCCCCGACGTCTACGCCATCGGCACCACGTTCACCCCGACCGCCTACGCCACCGGTGCCTTCGTCGAGATGGGGGCGAAGGAGTGGAAGGCCATCGGCGGCAAGGACCAGTTCGACCCGGCCTCGTTCGGCATCTCGGGTCCGAGCGACTCGCAGCAGATCGGGATCCCCTTCGCCAGCCGCCCGTTCGTCATGGCCGTCAACAAGGACCTGCTCGCGAAGGCCGGCATCACCGACATGCCGACCACGTGGGACGAACTCACCGAGGACGCGAAGGCCACGACCGGTGACGGCCGCCACGGCATGGCGATCGCCTACGCCGACGGTTTCGACCCGTGGAAGTTCGTGTGGGGCATGGCGCAGAACGCCGGCAACACCATCGTCTCGACGGACGGGAAGGCCGAGATCGACAGCGACGCCGTCGCGAACGCGTACCGGACCTACTTCGACTGGGTCACGAAGGACGGCGTCGTCGACAAGGCCGCGATCGGCTGGAACAACGCGCAGGCCCTCGCGCAGTTCACCGAGGGCAAGGCCGCGTTCTTCCCGATGACGACCACCACCGCGATCAACTCCTTCACGGACACGAAGGTCGACGGGAAGTACGAGTTCGCCCTGCTCCCCACCGTCCCACCGGGCGCGAGTGAACGCCCCGCCGACGGCATCGAGGCCGCGAGCATCCTGTCCGGCGACAACTGGGTCGTGGCCGACTACGGCACGAAGCAGGACCTGTCGTTCGACTTCGTCAAGCAGCTCAGCGCCCCGAAGGCCCAGCTCGAGTACTACGACCTGTTCGGCAACCTGCCGACGAACGCCGACGCCGCCGCACAGCTCGCGGCCGACAACCCGCAGCTGGGGCCGATCATCGACGCCGGCCGCCTGTCGAAGCCCACCGCCTTCACCGGCGCCTGGTCCGACATCCAGCTCGCCCTGGTCGACGTCGTCGTGCAGTCGATCCCGTCACTCAAGGGCGGCGAGGTCACCGACGACCAGCTCCGTGCGCGACTCGAAGCAGCGCAACGCGACGCCCAGTCCACCCTCGACCGTCAGAAGAACGGAGGTCTGTGA